The Mangrovivirga cuniculi genomic sequence TAAAACATCATTCTGAGAACAAATTTCTTTGGCTTTAGCTATAAAGTTATCATCAGGAGTAACAACGCCTGCCTCCCCCTGAATAGGTTCCACTAAAAATCCGGAAATATTTTTATCGCTCTTAAGAACGTTTTCAAGAGCTTCCAGGTCATTAAATGGAATTTTTATAAACCCTGGTGTGTAAGGTCCGAAATTTTTTCTCGCTCCCTCATCATTTGAAAATGAAATAATGGTAGTAGTTCGACCATGAAAGTTATTTTCACAGATAACTATTTTAGCCTCATTTTCCGGAATACCTTTTCTTTCATAAGCATATTTCCTGCAAATTTTGATAGCAGTTTCGACAGCTTCAGCACCAGTATTCATCGGTAATACTTTGTCAAAACCGAAATATTCTGTGATGTACTTTTCATAAACGCCTAATACGTCATTATAAAAAGCGCGGGAAGTAAGAGTCATAGTCTGAGCCTGCTCTGATAGAGCTCCAACGATTTTCGGATGACAATGACCTTGATTTACGGCACTATAGGATGATAAAAAATCATAGTACTTTTTACCTTCAACATCCCACACGTGTACCCCCTCACCTTTGGAAAGTACAACTGGAAGAGGATGATAATTATACGCCCCATGCTTATCTTCCAGCTCGATAGCTTCTTTGCTCGATTTAATGCTGTCCACCATTACAATAAGAATTTAAGATCTTTAATTTTTTTAGATTGCCAAATTAACAATAAGCATCGGTTAGAAAAAAGTAAAATTGAAAGAAGTTAAATAGACTAAAATGTACATCTGAGGCAAACTAGGCCTATTGCATTTAAACTAGGAAATTACTTATCCAGAGGTAAAAAAATTT encodes the following:
- the rocD gene encoding ornithine--oxo-acid transaminase, producing MVDSIKSSKEAIELEDKHGAYNYHPLPVVLSKGEGVHVWDVEGKKYYDFLSSYSAVNQGHCHPKIVGALSEQAQTMTLTSRAFYNDVLGVYEKYITEYFGFDKVLPMNTGAEAVETAIKICRKYAYERKGIPENEAKIVICENNFHGRTTTIISFSNDEGARKNFGPYTPGFIKIPFNDLEALENVLKSDKNISGFLVEPIQGEAGVVTPDDNFIAKAKEICSQNDVLMIADEIQTGIARTGSLLAVCGNCSCEGKCERQEDTYTKPDMLVLGKAISGGVYPVSAVLADNHIMEVIQPGQHGSTFGGNPLGSKVAMAALEVVVDENLSQNARKLGELFRERMEKFIEKSESVKLVRGRGLLNAIVIDDTQESSTAWDICMALKENGLLAKPTHGNIIRFAPPLVMTEEELHECCDIIEKTITEFEKTWEK